From a single Lentisphaera profundi genomic region:
- a CDS encoding ATP-dependent RecD-like DNA helicase encodes MSDLFSYKNEEPEEMPLGKHTIFASVLRHLFVSDDNAYCVSKFFADELGEITAVGEMLSTATPGQEIEATGTWIKHKQYGRQFKIDSFTIKLPSSEIGMIRYLSENLPGIGKKTAESIVKHFGAKTFDILDNYTARLKEVPGLGKKRIEEISRTWEYGNQERNLKVFLQGLGLSARQCCLIMEQYGDRSAAVIKDNPYLLAENIRGIGFIQADKLAQTLGIEPTNPFRTASGIVHTIKTQSLDGHTCMPKEFLLGKAQEILKVETKYILEGLERALSDGTIISETHQEIDYLYERYLHKDEEKLIEHLAAFIKLDKQYALTPSQFDLANGELNAEQKQAVQTSFDKRISIITGGPGVGKTTTVKEIVKQARKNGKRIRLAAPTGRAAQRLGEASGAKALTIHRLLMSDGESDGEFIYNESKKLKCDILVVDEVSMLDLSLARKLFAAIDQNETHLVLVGDPDQLPSVGPGFILNDLIQSQLIPVTALHQVFRQAASSRIITNAHRINAGHPPDLSQSKNQDLDDFYFIHQDNPEKLFPIIASMIKERIPKKFDIEAKDIQVLMPMNRGKCGCEALNLYLQEDLNNIHKKQFNFGKSRFILGDRVIQTVNNYTKKVFNGDMGYIVDISNEDKNFIIDFDGLQTAYDFEEAEQIRLAYAITIHKSQGSEFPAVIVPMNNSHYIMLKKNLLYTAITRAKSLLILCSSRQAISQCIANKGTRRRFTLLKYKLQITRMDNP; translated from the coding sequence ATGAGCGATCTCTTCTCCTATAAAAACGAAGAGCCTGAAGAAATGCCTTTAGGCAAACATACTATATTTGCCTCAGTCTTACGTCATCTTTTTGTCTCGGACGATAACGCCTATTGCGTTTCAAAATTCTTCGCCGATGAATTAGGCGAAATTACTGCTGTGGGAGAAATGCTCTCCACTGCGACTCCCGGACAGGAAATCGAAGCTACGGGAACTTGGATAAAGCATAAGCAATATGGACGTCAATTTAAAATCGACTCCTTCACGATAAAATTACCCAGCTCTGAAATTGGCATGATCCGTTACTTATCAGAAAACCTACCTGGTATTGGAAAAAAAACTGCCGAAAGTATTGTTAAACATTTTGGCGCAAAAACTTTTGACATCCTTGACAACTACACCGCGCGCCTCAAGGAAGTCCCTGGCCTTGGAAAAAAGCGCATCGAAGAAATCTCGCGTACATGGGAATATGGCAATCAAGAAAGAAATTTAAAAGTCTTCCTTCAAGGCCTAGGCCTCAGCGCACGCCAATGCTGCCTGATCATGGAACAATACGGCGATCGAAGTGCTGCCGTAATTAAAGACAACCCTTACCTCTTAGCGGAAAACATCCGCGGTATTGGCTTCATTCAAGCAGATAAGCTTGCTCAAACACTCGGCATCGAGCCCACAAATCCCTTTAGAACGGCCTCTGGAATAGTACACACCATCAAAACCCAAAGCCTCGATGGTCACACCTGTATGCCGAAAGAGTTCCTGCTAGGTAAAGCTCAGGAAATCTTAAAAGTTGAGACAAAATATATCTTAGAAGGACTAGAACGCGCCCTGAGTGACGGCACAATTATCTCCGAAACTCACCAAGAAATAGACTACCTCTACGAGCGCTATCTTCATAAAGATGAAGAAAAACTTATTGAACATTTAGCCGCCTTCATTAAACTTGATAAACAATACGCACTGACTCCTTCGCAGTTCGATTTAGCCAATGGCGAACTCAACGCAGAACAAAAACAGGCCGTGCAAACAAGCTTTGACAAACGCATCAGTATCATCACTGGTGGCCCCGGCGTAGGCAAGACAACCACGGTAAAAGAAATCGTTAAGCAAGCACGAAAAAACGGAAAAAGAATTCGCTTAGCCGCTCCCACAGGACGAGCCGCACAACGCCTAGGCGAGGCTTCTGGAGCAAAAGCCCTTACTATCCATCGCTTATTAATGAGCGACGGGGAAAGTGACGGGGAGTTTATTTATAATGAATCAAAAAAACTAAAATGCGATATCCTCGTAGTTGATGAAGTCTCCATGCTCGATTTAAGTTTAGCAAGAAAGCTATTTGCCGCCATTGATCAAAACGAAACACACCTCGTTTTAGTAGGCGACCCCGATCAACTCCCTTCAGTTGGACCCGGCTTTATTTTAAATGATCTTATCCAATCACAACTCATTCCTGTCACGGCCTTACACCAAGTCTTTCGCCAGGCAGCTTCAAGTCGAATTATTACCAATGCTCACCGAATCAACGCCGGGCACCCCCCTGATCTAAGTCAATCAAAAAATCAAGACTTAGACGATTTCTATTTTATTCATCAGGATAATCCAGAAAAGCTCTTTCCTATAATTGCCTCTATGATTAAAGAACGCATACCCAAAAAATTTGATATCGAAGCCAAAGACATCCAAGTCCTCATGCCCATGAATCGTGGTAAATGTGGTTGCGAAGCACTCAATCTCTACCTACAAGAAGATTTAAACAACATCCATAAAAAGCAATTTAATTTCGGGAAAAGCCGCTTTATTTTAGGTGATCGTGTGATCCAAACTGTCAATAACTACACCAAAAAAGTTTTTAATGGTGACATGGGTTATATCGTAGACATCTCAAATGAAGACAAAAATTTCATTATTGATTTTGATGGATTGCAGACCGCCTATGACTTTGAAGAAGCCGAGCAAATTCGCCTAGCTTATGCTATTACAATCCACAAGTCACAGGGCTCAGAATTCCCTGCGGTTATCGTACCCATGAATAATAGTCATTATATAATGCTGAAGAAAAACCTTCTCTACACAGCTATAACTCGAGCCAAAAGCCTCTTAATCCTCTGCTCTAGTAGACAAGCAATCTCACAATGTATTGCCAACAAAGGCACACGCAGACGCTTCACTTTACTTAAATATAAGCTACAGATTACAAGGATGGATAATCCGTAA
- a CDS encoding TrmH family RNA methyltransferase yields MYISSPTNPRIKHIVKLRERRYRDKEQTMIIEGFRSIYRAADNGIFPKELYICRDYFLGKNEDELIAKLQKEGNTQIFETEKSVFKKISYRDRPEGLLGLTSYFRKQVNDLQLSDSPLLVVAQSIEKPGNLGTIIRSADGTGADGLILCDKCTDLFNPNVITASTGMCFSLPIAEDSSQDAINYLKENKITIISATPHADKLYTEVDMTGPIAIIVGAEQYGLTEEWMEQSSINVKIPMLGKADSLNVATATTLLLYEAVRQRQQ; encoded by the coding sequence ATGTACATTTCTAGTCCCACTAACCCTCGCATTAAACACATTGTTAAACTTCGCGAACGTCGCTACCGCGACAAAGAACAAACGATGATTATCGAGGGATTTCGCAGTATCTACCGCGCTGCCGACAACGGAATATTTCCCAAAGAGCTTTATATCTGTCGTGATTACTTCTTAGGAAAAAACGAAGATGAACTCATTGCCAAACTTCAAAAAGAAGGCAATACCCAAATCTTTGAGACTGAAAAAAGTGTTTTTAAAAAAATCTCCTACCGCGATCGCCCCGAAGGATTGCTAGGACTCACCTCCTACTTCCGCAAGCAAGTTAATGATCTCCAACTCAGTGATTCGCCCTTACTCGTTGTGGCTCAATCAATCGAAAAACCCGGAAACCTAGGCACGATCATACGCTCGGCTGATGGCACCGGTGCTGATGGTTTAATCTTATGTGATAAATGTACTGACCTCTTTAATCCCAATGTTATTACTGCATCCACAGGCATGTGCTTCTCTCTACCTATTGCCGAAGACAGCAGTCAAGACGCCATCAACTACCTCAAAGAAAATAAGATCACCATCATTTCGGCCACCCCTCATGCCGATAAGCTCTACACCGAAGTTGATATGACCGGGCCTATTGCGATTATTGTGGGCGCTGAACAATATGGCTTAACAGAAGAATGGATGGAGCAATCCAGCATCAATGTCAAAATACCCATGCTAGGCAAAGCTGACTCTTTAAATGTGGCCACCGCCACCACGCTCTTACTCTATGAGGCAGTACGTCAACGTCAGCAATGA
- a CDS encoding ribonuclease D, with the protein MTFLDQSSEIERVLTRALEEENIALDTEFVWTKTFYPIPGLLQIKSAGEIHLIDLLIEDFPTAILKQVLEDKSVCKILHSPDQDLKLFKLFCGAEAKNIFDTQLAYAFTGALKQVSLAKLCAHLVDVEISKTQQVSDWTKRPLTESQLIYAAEDVRYLIEIADILRNQLKDLNRYDWFIEENQVCTENPAIYEETTAELAYKRVKQFGRLPIRSLVYLQKMAAYRHELAHKRNITPNFIFHQNLLFKAALHTSSDHGQFIRNGFNERQLEKHYKNLQAIAKSVQAIKDEDLPRNMLAKEPSASEKALIKECASAMDKVAEQHDLDPGLIYARNHIKKIILKAEKNPLNLNIHGWRKEVLGDTFEKIINK; encoded by the coding sequence ATGACTTTTTTAGATCAAAGCAGCGAAATTGAACGAGTTTTGACCAGGGCTCTAGAAGAAGAAAACATTGCCTTAGATACTGAATTTGTATGGACAAAAACTTTTTACCCTATTCCAGGCTTACTGCAAATTAAATCTGCAGGCGAAATTCATCTTATTGATCTTTTAATCGAAGACTTCCCTACGGCCATCCTCAAGCAAGTTCTTGAAGATAAATCCGTTTGTAAAATTTTACACTCCCCTGATCAAGACCTTAAATTATTTAAATTGTTTTGTGGTGCCGAAGCTAAAAACATCTTTGATACACAACTCGCCTACGCTTTCACTGGCGCCTTGAAGCAAGTCAGCTTAGCCAAACTCTGTGCTCATTTAGTCGATGTGGAAATCTCCAAAACTCAGCAAGTCTCTGACTGGACCAAACGCCCACTGACTGAATCTCAACTCATTTACGCTGCCGAAGACGTGCGTTACCTCATAGAAATCGCCGATATCTTACGCAATCAGCTCAAAGACTTAAATCGTTATGATTGGTTTATTGAAGAAAATCAAGTTTGTACTGAAAACCCCGCTATTTACGAAGAGACCACTGCCGAACTCGCTTACAAAAGAGTCAAACAATTCGGACGCCTGCCCATACGCTCCCTCGTTTACCTCCAGAAAATGGCTGCTTACCGCCATGAACTGGCTCACAAACGCAATATCACACCCAACTTTATCTTTCATCAGAACCTCTTATTTAAAGCTGCCCTACACACCTCCAGTGATCACGGACAGTTTATCCGCAATGGCTTTAACGAAAGGCAACTAGAAAAACATTACAAAAATCTGCAGGCCATCGCCAAATCTGTGCAGGCAATCAAAGATGAAGATCTCCCTCGAAATATGCTCGCTAAAGAACCAAGCGCTAGCGAAAAAGCACTCATCAAAGAATGTGCCTCGGCAATGGACAAGGTCGCAGAACAACACGACCTAGATCCCGGACTCATTTATGCCCGCAATCATATTAAAAAGATCATCCTTAAGGCTGAAAAAAATCCCTTAAACTTAAATATCCATGGTTGGCGAAAGGAAGTTTTAGGGGATACATTTGAGAAAATTATCAATAAATAG
- the rpoZ gene encoding DNA-directed RNA polymerase subunit omega has product MENSYIANALEVIGDKNILVNLAAKRASQINKGDRPLIDTPRDANNRPLVLSTLEIALVEIAEGKVTFEKIDA; this is encoded by the coding sequence TTGGAAAATAGTTACATTGCTAATGCATTAGAAGTAATCGGCGACAAAAACATTCTTGTTAACCTAGCCGCTAAGCGTGCAAGTCAAATTAACAAAGGTGACCGTCCCTTAATCGACACACCACGTGACGCTAATAACCGTCCCTTAGTCCTCTCCACTTTAGAAATTGCTCTAGTAGAAATTGCTGAAGGAAAAGTTACATTCGAGAAAATCGACGCTTAA
- a CDS encoding ABC transporter ATP-binding protein, protein MTKPLLSIKDLSCHFAKFCAVDKISFELMPGECFALLGASGCGKTTALRAIAGLETPSGGSIHHRDQTFFDAKTNLLANLRNTGFIFQDYAIFPHLSIQENITFGIKDKSEKKNILERMLTLLGLEEHAKKMPHQVSGGQLQRVAIARTLAIKPSLVLMDEPFSNLDATLARRLRNEIRGIFKAEGISSILVTHNQEEAFDFADRLAVMEKGQILQIGTPEELYQQPHTSQIASFFGHCQIISGKAQGHTATTSIGEILLQKNISGKCEILLRPENLRIDLSDESSSIIKDIRFLGARKELTIQVPDTQIFANVSSRTQIKIGDKVKITPIEACPAF, encoded by the coding sequence ATGACTAAGCCACTCCTTTCCATTAAAGATCTCAGCTGCCACTTTGCTAAATTCTGTGCCGTAGATAAAATCTCCTTCGAACTTATGCCTGGCGAGTGCTTCGCTTTATTAGGTGCCAGTGGCTGTGGAAAAACCACTGCGCTCAGAGCTATTGCAGGATTAGAGACACCTAGCGGAGGATCTATTCATCACCGCGATCAGACTTTTTTTGATGCCAAGACAAACCTATTAGCTAATCTTCGCAATACTGGCTTCATCTTCCAGGACTACGCCATCTTTCCCCATTTAAGTATTCAGGAAAACATTACTTTTGGAATTAAAGATAAAAGTGAAAAAAAGAATATTCTTGAGCGCATGCTCACACTCTTAGGTTTAGAAGAACATGCAAAAAAGATGCCTCATCAAGTCTCAGGCGGCCAACTACAACGAGTTGCCATTGCTCGTACACTTGCCATCAAACCCAGCCTCGTACTCATGGATGAACCTTTCTCCAATCTTGATGCCACTCTCGCTCGACGCCTTCGCAATGAAATCCGTGGGATTTTTAAAGCTGAGGGCATCAGCTCCATTTTAGTCACACACAACCAAGAAGAAGCCTTTGATTTTGCCGATAGATTAGCCGTCATGGAAAAAGGTCAGATCCTCCAAATTGGTACTCCCGAAGAACTCTATCAGCAACCGCACACAAGCCAAATCGCTTCATTTTTTGGCCACTGCCAAATTATTTCTGGCAAAGCTCAAGGCCATACTGCCACGACAAGTATTGGTGAGATTCTTCTTCAAAAAAATATCAGCGGCAAGTGCGAGATCCTCTTACGTCCAGAAAATCTTCGTATTGATCTATCTGATGAAAGTAGCTCTATAATTAAAGACATTCGCTTTCTTGGTGCCCGCAAAGAACTCACTATCCAAGTTCCCGACACCCAAATCTTTGCCAACGTCAGCTCACGCACGCAAATCAAAATTGGCGACAAAGTAAAAATCACTCCCATCGAAGCCTGTCCCGCATTTTAA
- a CDS encoding ABC transporter permease has translation MLLPLYVSLKDVLNSNYDLRALFETRDLYPTIGRSLLLASLTAIGGAFIAVPQAYFLSRYKIPMKKLWLILCVLPLVFPSYISAYSYLAAFDNMGFYENITGWKFPFKISGSLFGTWMSMTLVNSPLIFLMTYAALQRQSPSCEESARLLGSNSFQIFTRITLPSLKIPIASGMLLVCLYTLSDFGTPSILNYKTLTYYIFQHLDRGSFDRASFFALILIVIAFFFLQLEVYMTRRRSLITDNKSRHISHYCSPLKTTVILSFFSASVFLSCLLPLATILYWFSKGKSELMFNKELFSAASNSSILAVAAAIIATLFAIPTAWCAIRKKGLFGKFADRISFLGNMFPGLVIGLAFVSFFVSFNIFGYSFYQTLWLPILGCAIRFLPQAVSSVKTSLVQINPRLEEASQVLGHSDFHTKLKITAPLLRPGVLAGFALVFISTLKELPITLLLAEPGKFYLTQNIWNLIDDAEYSRVAAPALLLLGISCISLYFILNQKLINSDD, from the coding sequence ATGCTACTACCTTTATACGTTTCACTAAAGGATGTCCTTAATTCAAACTATGACTTAAGGGCACTTTTTGAGACCCGTGATCTCTACCCCACAATTGGTCGAAGCTTACTTTTAGCAAGTCTCACTGCTATTGGTGGAGCCTTCATTGCTGTCCCGCAAGCCTATTTCCTTTCTCGCTATAAAATTCCCATGAAAAAACTATGGTTAATCCTTTGCGTCTTACCCTTAGTTTTCCCTTCTTACATATCTGCCTACAGCTACTTGGCGGCTTTTGATAACATGGGATTCTATGAAAATATCACTGGCTGGAAATTCCCCTTCAAAATTAGCGGAAGTCTTTTTGGGACATGGATGAGCATGACTTTAGTCAACTCGCCACTTATTTTCCTCATGACCTACGCCGCCCTCCAACGCCAATCTCCCTCATGCGAAGAAAGTGCGCGACTCCTTGGTTCCAACTCCTTTCAAATCTTTACACGCATCACTCTTCCCAGTTTAAAAATCCCCATTGCATCAGGCATGCTCCTGGTATGCCTCTACACCCTAAGTGATTTCGGTACTCCCTCCATCCTCAATTACAAAACCCTGACCTACTACATTTTTCAGCATTTAGACCGTGGCAGTTTTGATCGAGCCTCTTTTTTCGCTCTCATCCTTATTGTAATAGCTTTCTTTTTTCTGCAATTAGAGGTCTATATGACCCGTCGCCGGAGTCTGATTACAGATAATAAATCGCGCCATATCAGCCACTACTGTAGTCCATTAAAAACCACTGTAATCCTAAGTTTTTTTTCCGCATCAGTTTTTCTTTCTTGCCTGCTACCTCTCGCCACTATCCTCTACTGGTTTTCCAAAGGAAAATCAGAACTGATGTTTAATAAAGAACTCTTTAGTGCCGCAAGCAATTCTAGTATACTCGCCGTTGCCGCAGCCATCATCGCCACCTTATTTGCCATCCCCACTGCTTGGTGTGCGATTCGTAAAAAAGGCCTCTTTGGTAAATTTGCCGATCGCATCAGTTTTCTTGGCAATATGTTCCCCGGCCTGGTCATCGGCCTTGCCTTCGTTAGTTTTTTTGTCTCCTTTAATATTTTTGGCTACTCCTTCTACCAAACCCTATGGCTGCCCATACTCGGCTGTGCCATTCGTTTCCTACCCCAAGCGGTGAGCTCCGTAAAAACGAGCTTAGTCCAAATTAACCCGCGCCTAGAAGAAGCCTCACAAGTCTTAGGCCACAGTGATTTTCATACTAAGCTCAAAATCACCGCCCCTCTCTTGCGACCAGGTGTTCTAGCTGGCTTTGCCCTCGTCTTCATCTCCACTCTTAAAGAATTGCCCATCACCCTACTCCTGGCCGAGCCCGGTAAGTTTTATCTTACCCAAAACATCTGGAACTTGATCGATGATGCCGAATACTCCCGAGTTGCGGCACCCGCACTTTTATTATTGGGAATTAGTTGTATATCTCTCTACTTTATCCTCAACCAAAAATTGATTAATAGTGATGACTAA
- a CDS encoding iron ABC transporter substrate-binding protein, whose product MKKLLILALALLFASCDNKTQNDNSHISETKPIQQNPEAEQSLLIYTGRKAKYAQPLFDLFTKETGIKITVKEGKTAQLANTILREGKNSPADLFFAQDSSNLGALSNAGVLEVLAIDTLKKVDARYAGPKGDWIGTSGRARVLVYNKNMVKAEELPKSITELTDPKWKGRLGWAPKNGSFQSHLTAMTKVLGKEKTAAWVKDLKANEVKDYPKNTPIVIAVAEGKVAAGLVNHYYLYKVRQDMKEALVAENHFFADGDAGMFINVSGIALLKSSKNQVAAQKFINWILSEEAQTFFKNSNFEYPLAAGVSAFAELKPLEQINPVEIDLGDLDKVDETIKILEENGAL is encoded by the coding sequence ATGAAAAAATTACTTATTCTCGCACTGGCACTTTTGTTTGCTTCTTGCGATAACAAAACACAAAATGACAATTCACACATAAGTGAAACAAAACCTATCCAACAAAATCCTGAAGCAGAACAGTCTCTACTGATCTATACCGGCCGTAAAGCAAAGTACGCACAACCCCTCTTTGATCTTTTCACCAAAGAAACAGGAATTAAAATTACTGTTAAAGAAGGCAAGACAGCCCAGTTAGCCAATACAATTCTTCGTGAAGGCAAAAACTCTCCTGCTGACCTCTTTTTTGCCCAAGACTCTTCCAATCTCGGTGCCCTCTCTAATGCTGGCGTTCTTGAAGTCCTTGCTATCGATACATTAAAAAAAGTTGACGCCCGCTATGCAGGCCCCAAAGGAGACTGGATCGGAACTTCTGGCCGTGCCCGAGTTCTTGTCTATAATAAAAACATGGTGAAAGCAGAAGAATTGCCCAAAAGCATTACTGAACTCACTGATCCTAAATGGAAAGGTCGCTTAGGATGGGCTCCAAAAAATGGCTCATTTCAATCCCACCTTACAGCGATGACGAAAGTTCTTGGCAAAGAAAAAACAGCTGCATGGGTCAAAGACCTCAAAGCTAATGAAGTTAAAGATTACCCGAAAAATACTCCCATTGTGATTGCTGTCGCAGAAGGCAAAGTAGCTGCAGGCCTCGTGAATCATTACTACCTTTACAAAGTTCGCCAAGATATGAAAGAAGCACTTGTAGCTGAAAATCATTTCTTCGCAGACGGCGATGCAGGCATGTTCATCAATGTCTCTGGTATTGCTTTACTCAAAAGCTCTAAAAACCAAGTCGCTGCTCAAAAATTCATTAATTGGATTCTGAGCGAAGAAGCCCAAACCTTCTTCAAAAATTCTAATTTCGAATACCCTCTCGCCGCAGGCGTCAGTGCCTTTGCAGAACTCAAGCCCCTTGAGCAAATCAATCCAGTCGAGATTGACCTTGGCGATCTCGATAAAGTTGACGAGACGATAAAGATCCTTGAAGAGAACGGCGCACTCTAA
- a CDS encoding alginate export family protein produces MKKFATCFLMSALAATAAEKANDFGEIFTNGEVDLKARLGYEFAGGQGQGSDKDDANALTLSNYVGFRTAEMAGISLYAQYHSNQRVGSDYDDTEGHNSGKYEKVADPDVTRWQQLYVDFTLIPDTKVRVGRQEIIQNDARFIGNIGWRQTAQTFDAVSITNKSIDKLELFAAYADKVNTIFGNSVEYDSIIMLNAKYKLNDDHTITGFSYFVDGDEGLKKKGGNAHKGATTLDSATYGVRADGKFGDILYDVTYAYQTDYQDSDDHEAHFAHLYGGYKMGDWTPGAGYMFIDDASSDGKSFDTLFSTAHKFNGWSDRFLGTNGGTLTDGLQDYYLDVKGKFMGNKVVLAYHYFDDVAGNDDYGMEYNALIARKLTDNLTASVKAAYFVGNDDRGDAYANDDMNVWLRLDYAIGSKISDIFK; encoded by the coding sequence ATGAAAAAATTTGCAACTTGCTTCTTAATGTCTGCTCTTGCAGCAACGGCAGCAGAAAAAGCCAATGATTTTGGCGAAATCTTCACTAATGGTGAAGTCGATCTCAAAGCTCGCCTCGGCTATGAGTTTGCAGGCGGACAAGGTCAGGGCAGTGATAAGGATGACGCTAACGCACTCACTCTCTCAAATTATGTTGGTTTTAGAACAGCGGAAATGGCTGGCATCAGCCTCTATGCCCAATATCACTCGAATCAACGTGTTGGCAGTGATTATGATGATACTGAAGGTCATAATAGTGGTAAGTACGAAAAAGTTGCTGATCCCGATGTAACTCGTTGGCAGCAACTCTATGTCGATTTCACGCTCATCCCTGACACAAAAGTACGTGTAGGTCGTCAAGAAATTATTCAAAATGACGCACGCTTTATAGGTAATATCGGTTGGAGACAAACCGCTCAAACTTTTGATGCAGTGAGTATCACCAATAAATCTATCGATAAACTCGAGCTTTTCGCCGCTTACGCTGACAAAGTCAACACTATATTTGGCAATAGCGTAGAATATGATTCAATCATCATGCTTAATGCCAAATATAAACTTAATGATGATCATACTATAACTGGTTTCTCTTACTTTGTTGATGGCGATGAAGGTCTTAAAAAGAAAGGTGGGAATGCTCATAAAGGGGCTACCACACTTGATTCTGCTACTTATGGTGTTCGCGCCGATGGTAAATTTGGTGATATTCTTTACGATGTGACTTATGCCTACCAAACTGATTACCAAGATTCCGATGATCATGAAGCTCACTTTGCTCACCTTTATGGTGGCTATAAAATGGGTGACTGGACTCCAGGTGCTGGTTATATGTTCATTGATGATGCCTCATCTGATGGCAAAAGTTTTGATACGCTCTTCTCTACGGCTCACAAGTTCAATGGTTGGTCAGATCGTTTTCTGGGAACCAATGGCGGTACACTCACTGATGGCCTACAAGATTACTACTTGGATGTAAAAGGTAAATTCATGGGCAATAAAGTCGTTCTTGCCTACCACTATTTTGATGATGTCGCAGGTAATGATGATTATGGCATGGAGTACAATGCTCTAATTGCTCGCAAACTTACTGACAATCTCACTGCCTCAGTGAAAGCTGCTTACTTTGTTGGTAATGATGATCGCGGTGATGCTTACGCTAACGATGACATGAACGTCTGGCTTCGTTTAGATTATGCTATAGGCTCAAAAATTAGTGATATTTTTAAGTAA
- a CDS encoding MFS transporter gives MEVAGKASKLTLTDLKSPQIRTFWITAIAFFMCFFAWFGIVPFMPAVIKDLGLTPQQKYNSIIAAVSGTIFARLLLGKLCDKYGPRLCYTWMLLLGSLPVIGIAFVQNYEQFIFCRILIGFIGASFVITQVHTSLMFAPNCVGTANATSAGWGNLGGGANRLGMPIIAAIVIACGVAEADAWRWSMGIAGVVCFLMGIVYYKFTQDTPEGNFKELKASGKIKTDAQSKKEGSFMTAAKDYRSWILFFVYAGCFGIELTVYGIMDDYLQAQFGLTRGAAGTLVACFALMNIFARTLGGMCGDKFGIKKGLKGRVQFLMVILIIEGLILATFSQITYFPLAIVVLILFSLSVQMAEGATFTVVPFINKKCVGSVSGIVGAGGNAGAVLAGILLKSQNKVAETEAAGISNSFLILGGIIVFAGVSTALIRFTAKDEAKAAAETKKALVGAVPIAA, from the coding sequence ATGGAAGTCGCAGGCAAAGCAAGCAAACTCACTCTCACGGACCTTAAGAGTCCACAAATAAGAACCTTTTGGATTACAGCCATCGCCTTCTTCATGTGTTTCTTTGCATGGTTCGGCATTGTCCCTTTTATGCCAGCGGTTATCAAGGATCTAGGCTTAACACCTCAGCAGAAATATAACTCTATTATTGCTGCAGTATCCGGAACTATCTTTGCCCGCTTACTGCTTGGTAAACTTTGCGATAAATATGGTCCACGCCTTTGCTACACCTGGATGTTACTTTTGGGCTCACTTCCCGTAATAGGCATTGCCTTTGTTCAAAATTATGAACAATTTATTTTTTGCCGTATTCTCATTGGTTTTATTGGCGCCTCTTTCGTAATCACTCAAGTTCACACTTCTCTCATGTTTGCACCTAACTGCGTCGGTACTGCTAATGCCACTTCTGCAGGATGGGGCAACCTCGGGGGTGGTGCTAACCGCCTTGGCATGCCCATCATTGCGGCTATCGTAATTGCCTGTGGCGTCGCTGAAGCTGACGCATGGAGATGGTCAATGGGTATTGCTGGTGTTGTTTGCTTCCTTATGGGTATCGTCTATTACAAATTCACACAGGACACACCTGAGGGGAATTTCAAAGAACTGAAAGCTTCTGGGAAAATCAAAACTGATGCTCAATCTAAAAAAGAAGGCAGTTTTATGACGGCAGCTAAAGATTATAGAAGTTGGATCCTATTCTTCGTCTATGCAGGTTGCTTCGGTATAGAGCTCACTGTCTATGGTATCATGGATGATTATCTCCAAGCACAATTTGGACTTACTCGTGGTGCTGCTGGTACTTTAGTCGCTTGCTTTGCCCTGATGAATATTTTTGCCCGTACACTCGGCGGAATGTGTGGAGACAAATTCGGTATCAAAAAAGGTCTTAAAGGTCGTGTTCAATTTCTTATGGTGATTTTGATCATTGAAGGCCTGATTCTAGCTACTTTTTCTCAAATCACTTATTTTCCTCTCGCCATTGTCGTTCTTATTCTCTTTAGTTTGAGTGTTCAAATGGCCGAAGGTGCCACCTTTACGGTCGTTCCCTTTATTAACAAAAAATGCGTCGGCTCTGTTTCTGGTATCGTCGGTGCCGGTGGTAATGCAGGCGCAGTTCTTGCTGGGATTCTTCTTAAAAGTCAAAATAAAGTAGCTGAAACTGAAGCGGCTGGTATCTCCAACAGCTTCCTTATTCTCGGTGGAATCATTGTATTTGCCGGTGTTAGCACCGCCTTAATCCGCTTCACTGCGAAAGATGAAGCCAAAGCAGCGGCAGAAACTAAAAAGGCTTTAGTTGGTGCTGTTCCCATAGCTGCTTAA